TGTCGCCGGCACCAGCGACGGCGGGAGCCGCGAGCGCCGCCAATGCAAAACATACAAACACTCCGATATTCCGCATTTACCAATCTCCAGTCAGTTACCCGCTGGACGGTAAGCCCGCCATTTTGAATGGCAAGTGAATCAGCGTACTAAGCCGTGCCCTCACGCACCTTGCGGGCTGGTTCCACCAACGCTTGTCCGTTTGCCTCGACCCGCCTTTGGAATGGCGGTACCAACAGTTGGTATATCGGTTGGTTGTACCGTCTTGCTGCCATCGCGTTCGAATTTTCCGGTTTTGAGCAACTGCGTGATTTCATCGCCCGACAGCGTTTCGAATTCGAGCAAAGCTTCTGCCAGAAGGTTGAGCTGCTTGCGATGCTTTTTAAGCAAAGCAGTCGCCTTTGCATAGCCGCCTTCGACCAGCTTGCGGATCTCGGCATCGATCTTTTTGGCGGTTTCGTCCGACATGGCTGAGCGCTGGCTATAGCCATAGCCGAGATAGCCATCCTGCTTTTCTTCATATTGCAGCGGGCCCATTTCATCAGACATGCCCCATTGGGTCACCATGTCGCGCGCAAGGCTGGTTGCATATTGGATATCGCCCGATGCACCGCTGCTGACCTTGTCATAGCCGAAGACCAGTTCTTCAGCGACACGACCGCCCATGCTGACCGCCAGATTGGCGTGCATCTTGTCGCGGTGATAGCTGTAATTGTCGCGTTCGGGCAGACGCATCACCATGCCCAGTGCACGACCGCGCGGGATGATGGTGGCTTTGTGGATCGGATCCGAAGCCGGTTCATGGATCGCAACGATGGCGTGGCCAGCTTCATGAAAGGCCGTCATGCGCTTTTCGTCCTCGGTCATCACCATCGAGCGGCGCTCGGTACCCATCATCACCTTGTCTTTGGCGTCCTCAAACTCCTTCATTGCGACCAGACGCTTGCCACGGCGAGCTGCAAGCAGCGCGGCCTCGTTAACAAGATTGGCGAGGTCGGCACCCGAAAAGCCGGGCGTGCCGCGCGCAATCACGCGCGGATCGACATCGGGAGCCAAGGGCACTTTCTTCATGTGAACGCCCAGAATCTTGACGCGGCCATCGATATCGGGGCGCGGTACGACGACCTGGCGGTCGAACCGACCGGGGCGGAGCAGAGCAGGGTCAAGCACGTCGGGACGGTTGGTCGCGGCGATGATTATGATGCCTTCATTCGCCTCGAAACCGTCCATTTCGACGAGCAGCTGGTTCAGCGTCTGTTCGCGCTCGTCATTCTGGTTGCCAAGGCCCGCGCCACGGCTGCGGCCAACAGCGTCGATTTCGTCGATGAAGACGATGCAGGGGGCGTTCTTCTTGGCCTGATCGAACATGTCGCGGACGCGAGACGCACCAACGCCGACGAACATTTCGACAAAGTCCGAACCTGAAATGGTGAAGAAGGGCACACCTGCTTCGCCCGCAATTGCACGAGCCAGCAAGGTTTTACCTGTACCCGGCGAACCGACGAGCAATGCCCCCTTGGGGATTTTGCCGCCGAGACGGCTGAATTTGTGCGGGTCTTTCAGGAATTCGACGATTTCCTGCAGCTCTTCGCGCGCTTCATCGATGCCGGCGACGTCGTCGAACGTGACGCGGCCATGCTTTTCGGTGAGCATCTTGGCCTTGGATTTGCCAAAGCCCATTGCACCACCAGCGCCGCCGCCTTTCTGCATCTGGCGCAGCACGAAGAATGCAATGCCGAGGATAAGAAGGAAAGGCAGCGCCTGATAGAGCAGGATCAGCCAAAGGCTGGGCTGCTCTTCGGGCTTACCCTGAACATCGACGCCCTTTTCATCGAGCAGCTTGTACAGATCGGCATCGCCGGGGATCGGTACGGTCGCTACCTGTTCGCCACTGGTCAGCGTGCCGGTGATCTTGTCCGGGCCGATGGACACAGATTTGACTTCGCCAGCTTCAATTTTGTCACGGAAACTGGAATAGGTCATGCCAGTCGCGGCATCACTGCCCGACCCACTGAAGATCGAAACCACCAGCAACAATGCAACCATGATCCCGGTCCAGATCATCAGATTCCGGGCCAGTGGATTGCCTTTGGGTTCCTGTTCGTCGTTCATGGCGTATATGAGTCCTATCCGGTCAGTCTTGCCAATGTAGGTCACAAAAGGTGAATGGCAATATAAGCCTTTCGCCCAGATGCGTGAAAAATCCGATTTCTCTAACGATTTTCGCCGCGCAAGGGTGCAGGTTCAATGTGCCACAGAGTGCCGCCTGTGCACAAAAGGTTGCCGACGCTTAGTTTTCCACCCGCTGCAAGCGTTTCGAGCGCGCGGTCGATTGTCTCGCCGCGCGGGGCAATGTGCGCATCCTGACTTTGCAAGGCACGGATAAGCAAGCGTCGGACCAGCTCGGGCGGAAGGCCTGCCGGGTCGAGCGTGGTACCGGGATTTTCGGATACCGCAATCCGCTCCGGCTGCAGTCTGGCCGCCATCCATTCGAGGGCTTCATGCGCCTCGCGGACCGCGTCTACAGTGCGCGAAACGCGTGCCGCATTTAGAAGCGGCGGCGCAGTTTTCAGCCAGTTGCGTATCTGCACACGGTCGAAATCGACATTGGCGTTGCTCGGGTCCTCGCAAGGGATCACACCCTGCTCTTGGCAGACGGCAACCAGTTGCGCTTTGGTGAAACCCAGCAGTGGCCGGATGATGCGGCCATTGGTTTCTCGGATTGACGAAAGCCCAGCAATACCGCTGCCCCGTGCGATCCGCATCAGCAATGTTTCCAGCTGGTCATCGGCATGGTGCGCAGTCGCAATCCAATTCAGCCCATGGGAAGCAGCCCATTTATGAAGCAGACCATAGCGTGCGTCGCGCGCTGCCGACTGGAGGTTGCCGGTAATTGGGCGTTCGGGCTTCAAAATCGCATGGGGTATGCCACGTTCCGCGCACAATCCGGCGACATAATGGGCCTCATCATTCGCTTCCGGTCGAAGCTCGTGGTCTACCGTCGCCGCATGGATGGCTTTTGGAAATGCCTGATGTGCAAGCAGCAACAAAGCCAAACTATCTGGCCCACCTGATACGGCAAGTCCGATGTGCGGTGCTTCCAATGTGGCGGGATTAATAGCCGTCAGCCGACGCATCGATGCGCTGAATTCCGCTAGAATGTTGGCCGACGATTCCACCATGTGGCAGGCCTTAACCCTGCCCTTGCAGCTTGGCTATCGGCTTATTTGCACTTGGCCTTTTTGCGCCCTTCCGCAAGCCGGCCCGCAAGCCTGCCGCTGGCTTCAGCCGGATAGGCACTGGCCAATTGGCCAAAGGCTTCGCAAGCTTCTGCCGCTTTGTTCAAATCGGTCAGGGCTTCACCAAGGAAATACAGGCTTTCTGGTGCCCGGTCGCCTTTCGGGTCGTTCTTGTAATTGTCGTAGAAGATTTTCACCGCAGTTGCCGGTTTTCCCTCATCGAGCCAAGCGCGCCCCAACAGGTTGCGTGCATAGCTCACCCGTTTGTGCTTGGGGTATTTGGACACGGTTTCCTGCAATTGAACCTGTGCTTCGGGGTAGAATTTGGATTCCCACAAGCGGTAGCCATAGCTGTAACCGTCTTCAAAAGCGTCGCCGGTCGAAGGTTTCTGGATAGCCGCGACCGCAGCGGTCCGACTAGCACTGGGTTTTGCCGGCGTAGGAGCTGGTTTGGCTGCGGCGGGGGCGGGCTTGGGTGCCACTGCAACGGGCTTCGGTTCCGGCGTAGCCGCTGCTGCCGATGCAGATTTGATCTGCGCCTCCAACTCCTTGAGGCGACTGTCCATCGAGGTCATTTTGGCACCTTGTTGCTCGACCTGACCGGTTAGCGTTGCAAGCTGTGTTTCCAGTGCATCGACGCGTGCGATTAGATCGGTAACAGCCGAAGCGGAGGGCGTGCCTGATGTCGCGGCTTTGGCAGGGTCAGCCTGAATGTCGGGCTCAAAAAACTTGCCAGCACCATCGGGAAAAACCTTACGCTGGACCGAGCGCATTTCCTTTTCGAGCTTGGTCACCCGGCCTTCGACGTTGGTGTCCTGCGCATGGACGATCGTAGGGGCAAGCGCGAGTGCCGCCGCTGACAGCAGATAGACAATCTTCATGCAAACTCTCCCTGTTTCATCCGCACGCTTTAGCCGCCGCTGCGTCGATATGGCCTTCGGGCATAACGCAGCGCGGAGGGCCAATAAAGCCTATTGGGCAGATTTGGCGGAAGTTGAAGTAAATTCCTGTGGATTCTGGCTTGATCCAAATCGGTATTGCCAAGCAATTTCACCTATCGGACCGACGCTGCTCCGCCCGTTTCAGAAACATTGGCAGAAGTCGTTTCGGCCGGTGGAACCGGTTTGCGTGCAAGCAAGGCTGCAGCACTTACCTCCAAATCGGCAATTGATTTGTCGCCGCTACCTAGCGGTGGAACCGGCTTGCCACCTATTGTGACGTTCAAAACCTGCGGGCGACCGGTTACGATCATCGGATTTTGCGCATCAGCGGGGACGATGTAGCGCTCACCAGGTTGCATTTCCTTTTCGTACAGCCGCTTATTGTCCTTGTCGTAGATTTTCAGCCATACGGTTTCGGTAGCGCTGATGACGACCTCTCCTTTTGGATCGATTGCCTCGGTATTTGATGCAGGTGATGATGCCGCATTCTGTTTGCCGATTTCAGCTTCAGCAATAACCTTGGTCGCTTCCGGCGAAGGGGCGTCGCTCGAAAGTGCAAAACTGCGCCACACGAAATACGCAATCAACACGGCTAGCGCCAGAGCCGCAGCCGACCAAGCCAGCCATCGCGGCGGTACCCGCGCGGGGTCTGCCGGTTCATAAGCAGGCATGCGAGCGGTCGTGCCTTGATAGCCACCCTGCGCCAGTTCTTCGCGAAGGTCATTGGCGAGCTTTACATCGTCCAGCTCCATCACCTTTGCATAGGACCGTGCAAATCCGACGGTATAGGTCGTGCCAGGCAGCGCACTAAATTCGGAGCGTTCGATTGCATCCAGATGCCGCATCGGTACCCGGGTGCGGCTTGCCACTTCGGTCAACGAAAGACCCTGAGCTTCGCGCGCAGCCTTTAACTGCTCCCCAACCGTTTGGAAACGGAATTCGGCATTTTCCGGCGCGCCCGGAGGTGTGCCGTCGTCAAGGCGTTCGTCGCTCAAATTGTTCTCCAATGACCCGATTGGTCGCCTCTGCCGGGCGGTGTGCGAACAATGCCTATGCTATAACGAAAGTCAATGTGTAATGCGGTGTGTGCCTTTGGAAAATCAGCCAAAGTCAGCCAATTTCCACGCCTTGTTTGCTGGCCCAGTTCGATATTTCCTGTCGGAAATTTGCGGTTGGATTGGAGAGCAATTCTTCGATAAATCCTTCGACGTCTGCCATATTGGTCGAACGAACCATGGCTTTCACGGCCCCGACTGCGGCAGGCGTGATCGAAAGGCGGTCGATGCCTATTCCCATCAACGCCAAAGCCTCAAGCGTACGTCCTCCCATTTCACCGCAAACCGCAAGATCAACTTTGTGCTCGCGGCAGGCCAAAACCACTCGGCGTATAAATCGCAATATGGCGGGACTTAGCCAGTCATAACGTTCGGCCAAACGAGGGTCGGCGCGATCCGCGGCGAAAAGAAACTGGGTCAGGTCGTTGGTTCCAATCGACAGGAAATCGATTTTGGGAAGCAGGACGTCGAGCACTTCGGCAAGCGCCGGAACCTCGAGCATCGCGCCGTAGCGGATGCGCGAGGGCAATTGTTTCTTCCGACTTGCCAAATATTCCAACTGTGTTTCAAATACCTGCTTGGCCGCGTCAAATTCCCAAGGTTCCGATACCATCGGAAACATGACGTTCAAATTCCGGCCTGCTGCGGCTTCCAAAAGCGCCCGCGCCTGCGCCTTCATCAGCCCTTCCTGATCGAGTGCCAGTCGAAGCGCGCGCCATCCAAGCGCCGGATTCTCTTCCTCGTCAGACACATGTTTCAGATATGGAAGCGCCTTATCCCCACCGACATCAATCGTGCGGAATACCACCGGCTTGTCGCCAGCAGCGTCAAGGACCTCCCGGTAGAAACGTTGCTGACGTTCCCGTTGTGGAAGAGTTGCTGAAATCAGAAACTGGAATTCCGTACGGAAAAGGCCGATGCCTTCGGCACCCGAAAGGCCAATGGCCAGCGCATCATCGCGCAACCCGGCATTGATCATCAAAGTAACTTTTTTGCCATCTTTGGTAACCGAGGGTTCGTCGCGTAATGCGGCGTAGCGGGCTTTCTTTTTCTGCCGGTCGGCAAGCTCGCTGGAAAATGCCTGCTGAACGGCAGCTGCCGGGCGGACGATGACAGTTTTTTCGTCCGCGTTGAGCAGCAGCATGTCGCCATCGAGGATTGTCTGGCGCACGCCTGCCACGCGACCGAGCACCGGAACACCCATCGCCCGGGCGACGATTGTGACATGCGCGGTCAGCGAGCCTTCTTCAAGTATGACCCCGCGCAGCCGTCTTTTGTCATATTCGAGCAGTTCAGCAGGACCAAGGTTGCGGGCGACAAGAATCGAATCCTGTTTCAGGCCCAGTTGCGCAGCAGTGCTCATCTGCCCCGAAACAATCCGCAGCAGACGGTTGGACAGATCTTCCAGATCGTGCATGCGATCGGCGAGCAAAGGGTCATCAATCTGCCGCATCCGCATCCGGGTGCGTTGCTGTACACGCTCAATGGCGGCTTCAGCGGTTAGGCCGCTGTCGATCGCTTCGTTGATGCGCCGCGACCAGCCTTCATCATAGGCGAACATCTTATAGGTCGCCAAAATTTCCTCATGCTCACCGCCGGCTCCGAATTCGGCCATATTCGCCATGCGGTCGATCTGCTCGCGCATCTTGTCAAAAGCTGAATAGACCCGCGCCCGCTCCGCCTCTGTATCTTCGGCAACGGTATGTTCGATCCGGACATTGGGCTGGTGAAAAATTGCAGTGCCTGCTGCCACACCCGACACAAGCGGCAAGCCGGTCAACACGACGGTACCGATCTGGCTGCTGCCAATGGTTCCGGCTTCGTCGATCAGGCCTGCGTAAGCAATCAGCTCGGACAAGACCATTGCGGTGGTCTGCAGCGCCTCAATTTCAACTTCGGCATATTTGCGCGGATCTGCATGCTGAACGGCCAATACGCCAACCGCCCTTTCGGATCGAACGATCGGAACGCCAGCAAAACTGTGAAAGCGTTCTTCGCCGGTTTCGGGCATATAGCGGAAAGCGGGATGGGCGGCAGCCTCATCCAGATTCAGCGTTTCGACATTTTCGGCTATTGTTCCGACAAGTCCCTCACCAAAGCCAAGACGGGTGACGTGCACAGCGTCCTGATTCAGGCCTCGTGTGGCGTAAAGTTCCAAAACGCCATCGCGAAGCAAATAGATCGAGCACACCTCGCTCGACAGTGCTTCGCCGATAATATTGACGACCTGATTGAGTTTCGCCTGCGCATGATTGCCCGATGCCATCACCTCGTGCAGGCCGGTCAAAATGTTACGTGCGGCTATAGCTGCGCTTTCCATGCCACCCGGTTAGCAGATGGCATGGGCGCTTGCGATACCCCAGCAGGTATCAACCGAAAAAATTACGTATGCATGCTTTTGTCAGGCCGACATCAGTTCCTGTGCCATTGCGTCTTTGAGCTGCAATTTCTGCTTTTTAAGGCGGTGGATCAAATCATCGTCGGGGTGAGGCCGGGTTTCTTCTCGTTCGAGTTGGGCTTCGAGTTCTGCATGTTTCAGGCGCAGGGCCGACAGATGATTTTCGCTCACCGCTATCTCCTTCTTGCTTGCCGCGAGGAGAGTCGATCCATTTCGACTCACCCGAGCCAAGGGGGAAAGTAAATCATGTTTTCCACAGGCTGTCTTGCGAAAAAGGGTCCAGTTTGTCGTAATCCAATTTCATTCTGGCGACATGCGTCAAGCGGGGCTATCACGCTGGCAAAACAGAACCAACCATTTGGGGCGCCATGAACGACGAAGGTATCCGGCAGCAAATTGAAGTGCTGAAAATCGAGCACCGCGACCTGGATGCATCGATTCTTGCGCTGCAGGAACGAGTTGTTCCTGATCAATTGCAAATTGCCCGTTTAAAACGCCGGAAACTGGCCTTGAAAGACAGGATTATGGCGTTGGAAGACCAGTTAGTGCCTGACATAATTGCCTGAAAAATAGTATTAATATAGCTTAAGGTTAACGTGTCATGATGGAACATGTGCCTGAACGCAGTGGAAAAGTCAGAAATAGCGGCTGCCAGAATCAGTAATTGTCTGCCATTCTGCTGAAATGCAGGACCTGCAATATCAATTGACCCCGAAATTGATCGACAGTCTCTATACCGAAGCGATGGTGCTGGCGGACGAGGCGAGATCCTATTTCGACAGTGACCGGACCCGGCAGATCAGCTCTGCCGAGGTTGCCGTGGCATTTTCTTGCGAGTCACTGAAGGTCACAACCCGACTGATGCATGTCATCGCGTGGTTGCTCAATCAAAAGGCGATCCGGGCAGGTGAAATCCACCCTAGTGATTCGTTGCGTGAGCTTGACGAGCTTGGCTATGCGCCTGCTACAGACGATTGGATGGTTGGCCGTATGCCCGACGAGGCCCAATCGTTAATTACCGCCAGCGAGGATCTTTACTATCGCGTTCAGCGCGTCAGCAGCAATGTTTATGGCTCGAATGAAGAAGTACCGGCGCCCCACAGGATGATCGAAAAGCTGCGCCAAGCCTTCTGATTTGCGCGCCGATTACTCAAATCGGAAAGTTTTGCAATCGATGGGGCGTGACCTGGAGGCGTCAGCACCTTATATGGCGCGCATGACCGATGTGACATCCACCAAGGCAAAAGCGTTCGAGGACAATGACCTTATCCGCGAAGCCGCAGCGCTGACTCGAGAATTCAGCATTGCTAAACCTGGCATCTACTGGCCCGACTTTCTTGGGTCGGCGCTGGTCGGCTATATTGGTCTGTATTTCGCGATGTCTGGATCGTCATTGGTAATCCAGTTTGCAGGTGCTGCAATCGCGATTACCTTCCTCTACCGCGCTGCGCTATTCATCCATGAAATCACGCATATGAAGCGCGATCATGTGCCGGGCTTCCGCTGGGTGTGGAATTTTCTGGTCGGAATCCCGATGCTGATTCCGTCCTTCACCTATGAAGACACCCACAACCAGCACCATTCAAAGATGCGTTATGGAACCGATCGGGACCCGGAATATCTGCCACTTGCACTGATGAAGCCGCATATGCTGGTTTTCTTCATGGCAGTCGCTGCTTTGGGCTCGATCGGGTTTCTGTTCAGATTTGCGGTTCTTTCGCCGCTGTCCCTGATCAGTCCCTGGATCAGACGAGAAACCGTTGCGCGTTTTTCGACCTTGTCGATAAACCCCTCCTATCGCCGCGCATTGCCCGAAGGAGAGTTTCGCCGCGACTGGATAATCATGGAAACCGGAGCAAGCCTGTGGTCTATCGGTGTGCTGACGGCGGTTGCGATCGGCTGGATCCCGCTAAACGCGTTCCTGATTTATCTTACCATTGTCGCCGCAGCCTTGGTGCTGAACCAAGTCCGCACTCTGGTAGCGCATTTGTGGGAAAATGATGGCGAGGTGTTAAGCGTTACCGAGCAATATCTCGACAGCGTCAATGTGCCGCCGCCGGGGATTATGGGCGAGTTCTGGGCACCGGTTGGCCTGCGCTATCATGCACTGCATCATCTGGTACCCAGCGTGCCTTATCATGCCTTGCCAGAAGTTCACCGCCGCCTTGCTTCCAAATTCGGCGATGGCAGCAATTATGACAAGGCGAATTATCCCAATCTTCGCGGATTGCTGGCACGGCTGGTGGCGTCTTCCGTCAGTGGAGGAAAGTCGTCTTAATCAGCCTTTTCTCTACTCAAACGCGTCATCAAAATCGCGGCCCGTTTGGCCTGTCGCTTGATGCTGTCGAGATCGACCGTCTCGCCCGGGGCATGATCGCCGCGGCTGTAGGTGCCCAAGCCTGCTAGCCCATCGACATCATTGGCTACAAAGCTGATATCGCCTGCGCCGCGCTTGAGCGGGTCGAGCGCAGGCATCTCGGTTAACCCCATGTCGCGATTTACTTCGTTCAATCTGTCGAGCAGGGCTTTGTTGCCAGAGGTCGGCGCCATAGCGGGATAGGCGCCCGGATCGAAGCTGATTTTGGCGCTGGTCAACGGGGCTGATTCAGCAACAATCGCCAGCATTTTTGCCTTCACACGTGCCGTCTGCTCCTCGGACAAGGTACGGAAGTCGCCACGGGCCAGCGCGATGCCCGGAATGATATTAGTCTTGCCTGCGGCGGTCGCTCGGATT
The nucleotide sequence above comes from Sphingorhabdus pulchriflava. Encoded proteins:
- the ftsH gene encoding ATP-dependent zinc metalloprotease FtsH → MNDEQEPKGNPLARNLMIWTGIMVALLLVVSIFSGSGSDAATGMTYSSFRDKIEAGEVKSVSIGPDKITGTLTSGEQVATVPIPGDADLYKLLDEKGVDVQGKPEEQPSLWLILLYQALPFLLILGIAFFVLRQMQKGGGAGGAMGFGKSKAKMLTEKHGRVTFDDVAGIDEAREELQEIVEFLKDPHKFSRLGGKIPKGALLVGSPGTGKTLLARAIAGEAGVPFFTISGSDFVEMFVGVGASRVRDMFDQAKKNAPCIVFIDEIDAVGRSRGAGLGNQNDEREQTLNQLLVEMDGFEANEGIIIIAATNRPDVLDPALLRPGRFDRQVVVPRPDIDGRVKILGVHMKKVPLAPDVDPRVIARGTPGFSGADLANLVNEAALLAARRGKRLVAMKEFEDAKDKVMMGTERRSMVMTEDEKRMTAFHEAGHAIVAIHEPASDPIHKATIIPRGRALGMVMRLPERDNYSYHRDKMHANLAVSMGGRVAEELVFGYDKVSSGASGDIQYATSLARDMVTQWGMSDEMGPLQYEEKQDGYLGYGYSQRSAMSDETAKKIDAEIRKLVEGGYAKATALLKKHRKQLNLLAEALLEFETLSGDEITQLLKTGKFERDGSKTVQPTDIPTVGTAIPKAGRGKRTSVGGTSPQGA
- the tilS gene encoding tRNA lysidine(34) synthetase TilS; the encoded protein is MVESSANILAEFSASMRRLTAINPATLEAPHIGLAVSGGPDSLALLLLAHQAFPKAIHAATVDHELRPEANDEAHYVAGLCAERGIPHAILKPERPITGNLQSAARDARYGLLHKWAASHGLNWIATAHHADDQLETLLMRIARGSGIAGLSSIRETNGRIIRPLLGFTKAQLVAVCQEQGVIPCEDPSNANVDFDRVQIRNWLKTAPPLLNAARVSRTVDAVREAHEALEWMAARLQPERIAVSENPGTTLDPAGLPPELVRRLLIRALQSQDAHIAPRGETIDRALETLAAGGKLSVGNLLCTGGTLWHIEPAPLRGENR
- a CDS encoding tetratricopeptide repeat protein: MKIVYLLSAAALALAPTIVHAQDTNVEGRVTKLEKEMRSVQRKVFPDGAGKFFEPDIQADPAKAATSGTPSASAVTDLIARVDALETQLATLTGQVEQQGAKMTSMDSRLKELEAQIKSASAAAATPEPKPVAVAPKPAPAAAKPAPTPAKPSASRTAAVAAIQKPSTGDAFEDGYSYGYRLWESKFYPEAQVQLQETVSKYPKHKRVSYARNLLGRAWLDEGKPATAVKIFYDNYKNDPKGDRAPESLYFLGEALTDLNKAAEACEAFGQLASAYPAEASGRLAGRLAEGRKKAKCK
- a CDS encoding helix-turn-helix domain-containing protein, translated to MSDERLDDGTPPGAPENAEFRFQTVGEQLKAAREAQGLSLTEVASRTRVPMRHLDAIERSEFSALPGTTYTVGFARSYAKVMELDDVKLANDLREELAQGGYQGTTARMPAYEPADPARVPPRWLAWSAAALALAVLIAYFVWRSFALSSDAPSPEATKVIAEAEIGKQNAASSPASNTEAIDPKGEVVISATETVWLKIYDKDNKRLYEKEMQPGERYIVPADAQNPMIVTGRPQVLNVTIGGKPVPPLGSGDKSIADLEVSAAALLARKPVPPAETTSANVSETGGAASVR
- the ptsP gene encoding phosphoenolpyruvate--protein phosphotransferase, producing MESAAIAARNILTGLHEVMASGNHAQAKLNQVVNIIGEALSSEVCSIYLLRDGVLELYATRGLNQDAVHVTRLGFGEGLVGTIAENVETLNLDEAAAHPAFRYMPETGEERFHSFAGVPIVRSERAVGVLAVQHADPRKYAEVEIEALQTTAMVLSELIAYAGLIDEAGTIGSSQIGTVVLTGLPLVSGVAAGTAIFHQPNVRIEHTVAEDTEAERARVYSAFDKMREQIDRMANMAEFGAGGEHEEILATYKMFAYDEGWSRRINEAIDSGLTAEAAIERVQQRTRMRMRQIDDPLLADRMHDLEDLSNRLLRIVSGQMSTAAQLGLKQDSILVARNLGPAELLEYDKRRLRGVILEEGSLTAHVTIVARAMGVPVLGRVAGVRQTILDGDMLLLNADEKTVIVRPAAAVQQAFSSELADRQKKKARYAALRDEPSVTKDGKKVTLMINAGLRDDALAIGLSGAEGIGLFRTEFQFLISATLPQRERQQRFYREVLDAAGDKPVVFRTIDVGGDKALPYLKHVSDEEENPALGWRALRLALDQEGLMKAQARALLEAAAGRNLNVMFPMVSEPWEFDAAKQVFETQLEYLASRKKQLPSRIRYGAMLEVPALAEVLDVLLPKIDFLSIGTNDLTQFLFAADRADPRLAERYDWLSPAILRFIRRVVLACREHKVDLAVCGEMGGRTLEALALMGIGIDRLSITPAAVGAVKAMVRSTNMADVEGFIEELLSNPTANFRQEISNWASKQGVEIG
- a CDS encoding YdcH family protein, whose amino-acid sequence is MSENHLSALRLKHAELEAQLEREETRPHPDDDLIHRLKKQKLQLKDAMAQELMSA
- a CDS encoding YdcH family protein, whose translation is MNDEGIRQQIEVLKIEHRDLDASILALQERVVPDQLQIARLKRRKLALKDRIMALEDQLVPDIIA
- a CDS encoding DUF1465 family protein, with translation MQDLQYQLTPKLIDSLYTEAMVLADEARSYFDSDRTRQISSAEVAVAFSCESLKVTTRLMHVIAWLLNQKAIRAGEIHPSDSLRELDELGYAPATDDWMVGRMPDEAQSLITASEDLYYRVQRVSSNVYGSNEEVPAPHRMIEKLRQAF
- a CDS encoding fatty acid desaturase family protein, which codes for MGRDLEASAPYMARMTDVTSTKAKAFEDNDLIREAAALTREFSIAKPGIYWPDFLGSALVGYIGLYFAMSGSSLVIQFAGAAIAITFLYRAALFIHEITHMKRDHVPGFRWVWNFLVGIPMLIPSFTYEDTHNQHHSKMRYGTDRDPEYLPLALMKPHMLVFFMAVAALGSIGFLFRFAVLSPLSLISPWIRRETVARFSTLSINPSYRRALPEGEFRRDWIIMETGASLWSIGVLTAVAIGWIPLNAFLIYLTIVAAALVLNQVRTLVAHLWENDGEVLSVTEQYLDSVNVPPPGIMGEFWAPVGLRYHALHHLVPSVPYHALPEVHRRLASKFGDGSNYDKANYPNLRGLLARLVASSVSGGKSS